From Nymphaea colorata isolate Beijing-Zhang1983 chromosome 6, ASM883128v2, whole genome shotgun sequence, a single genomic window includes:
- the LOC116255767 gene encoding uncharacterized protein LOC116255767 — protein MPEMASWAWRKSPGTTLERSLPPFCRRTLLFAAGLANCLSPCFVPFHLSLDVVKLKEKESTRIKLKLLNFKNSHQKTLRPPLPLVSSLAVTVTSSVAAALSLAVTALSLWQQHSLHIAA, from the exons atgcCAGAGATGGCTTCATGGGCGTGGCGGAAGAGCCCCGGCACGACCCTGGAGAGGTCGCTTCCCCCTTTCTGTCGTCGCACTCTTCTTTTTGCTGCTGGACTGGCCAACTGTCTGTCGCCTTGCTTTGTACCGTTCCATCTctctcttgatgttgtgaaattgaaagagaaggaaagcaCGAGAATTAAG CTCAAACTGCTCAACTTCAAAAACTCTCACCAGAAAACGCTGCGTCCGCCCCTCCCTTTGGTGAGCAGTCTGGCGGTGACAGTAACATCTTCGGTGGCGGCAGCTCTCTCCCTAGCTGTGACAGCTCTTTCTCTATGGCAGCAGCATTCTCTTCACATTGCAGCTTAA